TTGCTAATCGACCAGAGAGTTCGGGCTTATGCAGTATGTTCCGCATGGGGAAAGCGGAGACTACGCATATAGGATGACATCGGAAGTACGGCCTTAGCTTTCGAAAAGCTATTACCAAGGCTAAAGCCAACTGCTTCAGGTGAGGGTAGCGAGCTTCGACCCCAGTCATGGCCTTGCTAATGTAATAGACAGGAGATTGCGTACTTTTTTTCTCTCGATTAATTACAACACTTACGGTAGCTTTGATATCGATAagacaaaaatacatatataaattaagttgttatttaattttaaatattaatatttttatattttatttgcaGGAAATAtcataatttgataaataaatcaagagtgaaaaatgaagaagaagatccaaaaaagaaaaagcaaaagaaagagaaaaggaagtgCTGCAAAGATGAAAACAATTGTGCAAATTTTGCTTAATTTGGGACCCATCAAAATTGAAACTAAGAAAGCTAAAGGAATAGGAAGACAAACCTTATTCTCAATAAAAGAAAGGGAGCAGCTATGAATACATGCAAGTTGGCAAAAGAGTTCGTGAACACACCATTTTCTTTAATCAACATCCTATTGCTGATTGgctaaattggaagaaaagtaTTGCAAAACCCTTGCGTGCGCACGAGAAGATTTTGCTGAAGAAAAAAActctataaatatcaacattTGAAGCTGCTTATGGAGACAGAAAACGGAGAGGAAGCAAAATAATACTTTGTTTCCATTCTAGAGCTTTTTCTTTATAGCTTCTTCGGTTATTCAGTGTAGGAAATTATTCTAGTTCCTGCTTTTAATTAAATAGTGAAATTATTCTTCTTaaatatttcttctattttcttatttaatggACATGGATATTTCCGTTAGTAGTACTAACTCCAGTATGGAGTAACTTTCTTAAGTGTTGGGAGAATGACGAATCttaatatttctatataatAGTAGATATTATTTCTCAATTTCACATGCTTGAGCGGAAgctttttatttaaatatttgcTTTATAGTTAGGTGCTATTTTATTTGTTAGCGTCTATCAAATTTATGCTACAAATTAACTTTTTACTAATTCTATAATCGAAAGAGGCGGAAGAAGTAACGTAAGTTAATTGTCGCATTGACAGATGTTTAACGTTTATTTAGTAACATCTATCTCTTTTatgttataattaattttacacTTATTTGTAATCGAGAGAGGCAGATAGTGTAGTAATTAGTTATGGCAAGTAAGGTAATCGAAAGGGACTTACTATAAAGAGCATGTTTCAGTTCAAGCATATATTTCGTTCTTCAATATTATCgttttgataattaatttgtaTAACCTAGAGGAGTGCAATTAATTGTTCAACTtaagtaataatatataaatgtaatCGCGAGAGGCATTTATACATTTTTGAGAAATAGAAATTGGAGAATAAATAAATCTACTATATAATAGACATATTAAGTGACGTCAAAAATCCCAAcacttttattatatttgtgaaaaattaaattatttctccATTTGGTTTATTTGCACTTTTTTAGTTAATTAACTCATCAATCAACTCTTTCTGATATTCTcaaatagtaattaaaataagaaaCGTTTGTAGAATAGATAAACCAATCTCTGTGGGTTCGACATCTTTCTATACTATAATTTGACAGAGTACGaattaaaatttcatataagctAGACACTTATCAGATACAGCGAGGTAGATCAACAGCGACTCTCCTTCTTCTGGTTTCACTAGCAAAGGAGGGTTAGACAGATACCTTTTGAGGACTGTCAAGGACTGCTGACACTCTGGGGTCCATTGGAAATCTTGTTTCTTGTTCAGCAAGCCGAAGAATTTTTGGCATCGCTCGGACGATCGAGATATGAATCGTCCCAACATTGTTATCCTTCCGGTCAGTTGTTCCACTTCCCGCGCGCAGCTAAGCACCTTAGGTATCTGGTCTATGGCCCTAATGTGATCCGGATTGGCCTCAATCCCCCCGCTAGACACTATGAATCATTTTCCTGAGCTAACTCCAAAAACGCTCCTCTCGGGGTTTAATTtgataatttgaaattataCTTTTAGAGAATCTCGAACACTTCCTGCAAATGCTTGACATGTTCTTCTGTTCCCAGGGACTTAACGATTATATCATCCAAATATATTTCCACCTTTCGACCCAACTGATGGCAAAACATCTATTGGGCCAATCGGTGAAAAGTAGTCCCGGCGCTTTTCAAGCCGAATGGCATGACTTCATAATAATAAGTCCCATGCTCTGTTATAAACGAAGTTTTCTCCTGATCCGCGGGGTCAAGTCGTATTTGACCGAAGCCGGCAGATAAATCCAGGAAGTTGAGTAGCTCGTGCTTGGCCACCACGTCAACCACTTGACACAGACGGGGCATGGGGTGCGAGCTCCTCAGGCAAGCTTTATTCAAATCTTTTAAATCTAAAAACATTTGAAAAGTTTCAGGTTTTTTAGGAAGTACCAATACGTTTGCCAGCTAATCCGGGTATCTTACTTCCCGGACTGCCCCTGACTGGACGAGTCGTGCCACTTCCTCTTTGACAAATTGACTACACTCTGCCGATACTAGGCGCCATTTCTGCTTAACCGACAAGCAATCTGGAGTCATGTCTATTTGTACAGGGCCGCCTTTGAGGGTAAACCTGTGATATCCAATACCGACCAAGTGAAGCTACTAACATTGTTATTTAGGAACATAATTAAGTTTTTCCTGAACTCTGGGTTTAGACCTAAGCCCAGGTATACCTATTCTCCGAGCCCGCCTGGTCGGCAAAAGGCGAGTTCAAGGTCTTCGGGCGTGAACCTCCCTGTGTCCGATTCCTCGGGTGCGACAAAACCGTGTGGTACCCTATCTATGGGGCCCTTCGAATGCGAGGTAATTGACCCACACCGCTGCTCGACCCGTAGATTATCCTCGGGACCGGGCTTCTGTGATTGCTAGCTATCGCTCGCGACCGAGGCGCCCAGTCCATCAACCAAGACGATCTCTGCTGGGCCATTCTGGACATCCCCCTTCACTAGGGCCACTCCTGAGAGTGTCGGGAACTTCATCACCTGATGATAAGTTGATGGGACAGCCTTCATGGCATGTAACTATGGCCTGCCAATCACTATGTTGTACGGCATTGCCCCTTCGACAACGTCGAACAACAATTTCATTGACACTCCCTGAACAtgcatttccagctcaatctGCCCTCGGGTTGTTTCGCTGGACAGGTTGAATCCAGTCAAAGTCCGTACGATGAGGATCATTAGTTCCGTGAGCCGCACCTCCTTGAGCGCCCGGAGTTGTACAACATTGACAGTGCTACCTGGATCAACAAGTACGCGCTTAATGTTAAATTGAAATACTTGGATAGAGATTACCAGAGCATCGACATATGAGTCCTCGATGCTTCCTCGTTCCTCCTTGCCAAACGTGATAGGATTGTTGCGTTCATCCCTCATCCTTTGAGGGTACTGTTTCCCCTGCCTTGGTTCGCATCGTATTAGACTGTTCTTCCAAGTCTCGATGTTCTATGAGCGCAGGTGCAACCTCAAATTCTGCCTCATTGCGAACGACATTGTCCTCTTCTACTATATTTTCTTTCAGCAGTGACGTTTGTTCCGAGATTTCCAAGAAAATCAGCTACAGATCGAGACAACTCCATAACTGTCTATCCCCACGGTGGGTTCCAAACTGTTTCTGTAAAATCGTTAACTACCAAAAAATGAAGTTAGAGATTTGTTTTTACGGGTTTAAAGACAAGTAGGTCGTATTCAATCTGGAGACTCTCTCGAATGAGCTCAGGTTTGGTTGTTTTTCTTATGAGGGATACAAGCAATAATATTTATCTAAGTTAATAATGTAAATGGAAAGTAAATAAATCACAATAACGATTAGATCTCCGAGATCAAGTATATTTCTTAGCCCAAAAATGATAATACAAGAAGTGAGGACTTGGATACAAAagtgatttttctttcttctctcatAAGCTTCGTTTATGTAGCCAAACCCTTGGTATGCTACTGCCCTAAGTGACGTCAGTCGATTGATGCAGCTTGGACTCTATGCACAGTGGCACTTTGTTCTATGACGGCTGATGTGATGGGAGTTGTGGGAGGCAGCTATATAGATCTGTTTGAGACTCTTGCGACTGCGGAAACTTCTTGTCTACGCTTTGAGTCCTTCGAACCTGCTTACTCCAATGTTCCGAGACCCGGCTTCCTCGGACCTCGCGTTCCTCAGTACGAGAATACCCTCGGATGTTTATTCCTGCATACAATATGATTTTTGCTACGAGCAATTTTTGAATGTTGTGTATATAGCATTATTGATCTCTCCAGTAACATGGGCCATGAAAAAGTGGTTAAAATATGATTGAGAATTTGTGATGTAGACCTAATGTTAATTTATATCAAATCTATGAAAGTGAAAGTCTTTAAGGGTAAATGGTCAACACATGCACAAAATCAGGAGAGCCCTACTGATACCAGGCTCCAAGAAGCCAATTTcaagacaaaacaaaaaataaaacatgtctAGCGTTTCTAATAACATTTCAGTGGTAAAAAAGAATCACAATTTATGTAGTAGTGTTACGAGTTCAAattccaaaaaataaataaaaaaatcactaGCATTCACTTAGATCCAAGAGTTTTAAAAGGCGGCGTAAGGGGGCGTTTTACATATGCCTCGCCGAGGATAACCACCGAAAATTTCGTAAGTTCCCatgggtatttaatttttagtatttcataaaataatataattacaataaatactttaaataggtaaaattacataaaataaaataaaaaaatatatatataatgcttgatcctcagaaaaaaaaaactaatcaaagcaatccattatacgcttgtaattatatatatatatatatatatatatatatatatatatatatatatatatatatataattgtataagtataaacaatacaatgaaataaaagctattatgaaatgcaaatcaactataacatcttaacttttaaagaatgaaaaaatcacaatttcttaaaacaatattGTTATCATACTATGCATTTTATCtcaatattataattaaaacgtaactccttcatgaataaaaataaaatcacttTCAAATtgcgaaataataaaatatgataattttgatacataggacaaaagaccaatgacaagtaaaaatgtaCAATTCggttatgtatttttaaaagaaatataaagtgaTATTCACCCTCACGATGTTCTCAAATGTATGCAATACTAcgacttgttatttgagttacacccaatcttcttatttctatagatgaaaaactattaagtatcattcatttgttaaataattataaaggtcaatgattctaattaaggaatttaacatataatttgtgtaagaactgtTAGGCGAACCCCGAGCGTTGAGCGTTAGACATGTTTAGGACGTACAGTCGGGCGCTTGAGGCGTAAGCCTCACAGGAACTAAGCCCCGCACGTGAGCCCCGGGGCGTTTTGCCAATGCCCTGTCCTGGGGCGAGTCCCGAGGCGAGCCCTGgaactgccttttaaaacactgtaATTAGATCTTCTCTATTCTCATGTGAAAtatgcaaaagaaaaaatacaaccaTGTGAACTAAAAGAATGGGTGTTTGttcaattttattcttttaatttagATTTGATTATTTAGGTTTTGTTTGAGCTTAATTAGACCTCAGAAATAATAGTTATATTATTGCATCGAACCTTAATTAGACCTTGGTGACGATTAGGATCGATTTTTTTGAGGtctagttaaaaaaaaataaaaaaatatcgaACCTAAGATGTCGATGAATAGTCCTAACCGAAAGTAACCGTCATTCAAGGCAAAGGCAAAAACTACCACCACCTAAAGTAACAATTAAAAACACAATCACATAATAACACTAACAATAAGTGACAAGCTAATAAAACAAAAGAGTATGACTAATGACTATAGACTATAGTAAAAATCCCATTcattcttgtattttttttcttatttaaatgCTACAAGGAGCCACTGTCAAGTGGACCCCACCTAGACCGAGTTGTCTCATTTTCCATTGCCTAACATGGAGCAATTTATGCCATATTTTCCCCACTATAAATTTCTCACTTCCCCTTCTCCCAAATTCCCACCCTTTTTCCTCTCCTTTCCCATAAATCCCAAGTGAAAAATTGAGCCCAAAAGGGGAAGTTCTTGACTTAAAAAAAAGATTGAACCTTTTTGTGATTTATTCAATATTCAAGAAATGGACATAGAGTTGGCAAAGTGTGAGTGTTGTGGGCTTAAAGAAGATTGCACACAAGACTACATTAGCCAAGTTAAGGAGAATTTTGATGGGAAATGGCTATGTGGGCTTTGTTCTGAAGCTGTTAGAGATGAAGTGAATAGAGGAAAAAAACAATTTCTTTGTATGGAAGAAGCTGTGAAGGCACATATGTCATTTTGTAGAAAATATAAGTCTAATCCTGCAATTAAAGTGGCTGATGGAATGAGGCAAATGCTAAGGAGAAGGTCTGATTTGTCGTCGTCGTCATCGTCATCATCTTCAAATTCTTCTAATTCCAAGAAGTATTCAAGATCAGCAAGTTCAATATCTCAAGTAGGAGAAGAATTTTCTCTCTCGTATTATTAGTTAGATgacaataacaacaattatgTCTCAGTCTCAAACAGATTGGATTCGGCCGTATGGATTCCCACTTCTTCACTTAAGATAAAAGCAGAGAAAAGGGTAACTTCAACTTTTGGTGGAAACATAAAAGgtctaacaacaacaacatcaacaagtgttATTTTGGAGAAGTCTTTCTTGATCCCCATCTTGTCTTGTACAGAGGATGTTTGTTTTTTCAATGGAGGCTACTAGTGGATGTAGTatctgtttttgtttttatttttattttatatggtATGTTCTACTTATTACTTTCTCACGACAATCAATGAGGagatcttcaacaacaataataactacatctcaattataaataaattagaaatcagCTATATGAATTTCATTTTGTATTATCACAAGTGAtcttcaacaaaaacaaaaaaaaagtattttctcCATTCTTTCCCTACATTAATTTAGTTTTTCAATTAAGCTTGACAatattttctcctccttttGACAAAGTGGGAAAGAAAGTTGATTTTAGTTTGTTCATTGAGTCGATTAAACATTGAACATTTTCTTGTGTTAACTAGGACTTATGTCAAACTCTTTTCCCTttgattctttgatgttatgaAAACCGtcatttgtttgtttttctGAATTTTACTTTAGAATTTCTCTTTCAGTAAATTCAAgattatatttcattttttcattttataaataTCAAGTTTTTCCGATGAAATTCAAAAGGAAACCTTCTCAACGCATTAACAAATTAAAGATAATACTTAtggtcattaaaaaaaaaaaaaaaaaaaaaattatttcatcttTATGCCAGATGcttaatcttctttttttacCTTGTGTTTAATTAATTGATCTTGAAAGCTACTCAAATAACTAGGAAGATCCCAATGCAGATATGTTCATTTTAAAATACTAAGGTCAACTTCCCACTAAACCAGAAAGATCCTTATAGGAATCATGTCATATGCTCCAATAATTTCATATTTAAGATGCTTCGATTGAAAAAAGTTCAAAACCTTTTAACACAAAAATAATACTCATTCTTAAAGAAGTTTTGAAGTATTTCCACTGAACATTTAATTGTCTGATCCAGCAAATTAAGCAAAAACATTTTGTTATGATCTGCTAAATGACAACTAGGAGATCATCTGCCTGGTTGACCTATTCAAGTTCTAATTATTTATGTAGAGGATGATTCATCACAATGGCCCATGCTGTAAAGTAGAATTAGTTCACCAACTATTTTAACAATTAAAGGAAATGGTTCATACAACTCAACTAACACATCGACTTTCTTTTCGTCAAGGTTCTTAATTTATTACTATCTCTAACTGTGACAGGTCACTATGCATAGGCTTAATGTCGCCGGGCGGGCAATTTGGCTTCTTTTTGGTacctaaattttcaaaattagatGGCACCACCAAAGGCAAATGCAATGCTTTAAGCAAAGGTATAGAGAGAAATCAGCTCAAAACTCTAAGTGAAAAGTTGGCATGATTATATAAAATCTAGTGGATCTTGATATccacaaaagaagaaattgaaCCTACACCTAGCTAATCATGCGGAAGGTTTCTTCGATACCATTAAACTGTAAGCTTTAGTGATCAACTAACATATGActtgatttcatgattttagaaaatataattaagtagatcttttatgatttttcttgcttttgataaTGTCATGCACATTTTAAATTGCACGATTATTGGGAGCGAAGCTACAAGTCTATCTACAGGTTCGAACTCAATAACTTTGGCTTAAATTCTAAATTGTATTTAATTAAAAACCCACTTAATACgtataaataatatatcaagaatctcggacccaagtttttttttttttaatcaagaatcCAATAAGCTGTCTTTTCTAGCTAAAATCCAAAATGtacccaaaaatttaaaattttatctcCGGTTATGCCATGATCATGGAGATAAGTCAGTGTTGAAGGCAAACATCTAATCACATGGTTTAACGAAATCTAGAAAAGATTATTCAGCCACCTGTTATCTACTTCAATAAGTTCAGGTGGTCCAAATGTTACACCATAGAGTGTAGACTATTGACATCTTAAGTTCCAAGTAATCTCACTCCAGTCACGCCAAGATTGGAGTTGGATAATACTCAGAAATTTGCATTTTTCTTAATGTTTCTGTACTTATATCCCTTGGCAGAGCCATAATTTAGTAAGAGATGTCGTTCAACACCGCTTAGCAAAATGGCGAATGTTTTCCGCTAAAAACCAATTTTAGGATTATCAGTTAAATTTATAGTTTTGTAGGGTTTAAAGACAAGTGAGTGGTATCTGATCCTAAACTCCCATGTATGAAGAGATTCGATGCTTAAGGCTTCAGAATAACGAGAATAAAGATACGAGcaatgaaaaataatatggaCCAAAATCTGAACTTAGATTCAGGAGCTATTTGAATTTTACAAGTTTGAGAGCAAAAATTGCTAGGGTTACAATTCTCAAAGATGAGATGCCACTACCTTCCCGTAGAAACTATCTTTATTCAAgtcaaaattagacttttcaaCCCTAAAGTACAAGTGATGTGATATCCCTGTGGTGCCAATGTTTCCTTATGCTGCGAAACGCAAATCGGGACTGTCAGACATGATGAGAGTTGGTGGAAATGGAAGACAACTATATGACGGAATTTGGGCTAAGGTTGTTGTGCCGATcctttaaattatttaagtaGGTTTGGGCTAAGATCGGTGTGCTCTTGCCATGTTGGCATAATAGGCACATGGGAAGTCCCCCTCCGATCCTGTGACCTATCGCAATGGTATAGGGTGTCAGAGCCTGTTATTCTGTGGCCAACTCGAAATAGTCTGATAGTGCTTCGGAAAAATCTTGTGTACGTCATCGTTTATACCAAATTGCATGATACACCAAATATAGAACATCAAAATCACCACGGAATTTTAGACAATAAGGCTCTAATCAATAACCAAGTTCAaagggtattgtgacatgaatCTTGAGTTAAAATAATCTCATGTTATGGTGCactgcttcaaatttaagaaaagagaagagaattCCTTCAGTCCAAATTTGAATGATCCTTCACTTCAACACTGAAAATTTGTTGGACAAGTAGAATCTAGTGCAACATAATATTTAGATTTAGTGGCCCCTGATAATTAGCTATTTTTTGTGGAGGAGTTGATGCATGGTCCCAACTGTTAAATTTTGTGTTCCTTAAGTACAAAGCATAATAAATTGATACCTAAGTGTGTTTAAAGTCAATCAAAAAAATGAAGCATGGGGACTGACcatcttttttgaaatttttatcaTATGCCATCATTTGCGTTTAATAATACCAAGGCTTTCACTTCAACACACGTCTTATCTCATAAACGCTTATAGTCATCTTCCCATTAATTAATAGGTATGTACTCTAAAGATATCGACCATACGCTGTTGCATAGATTTTCTCACACGCAAATCCACATTTAATTcgtaattaattaatattgacACAATGTAAAGGAAAATAAGTGCCACATGAAATCATAGTGACTAGTGGTGTACAATCAATTTTAAACTTATACGCTAGTCCATAAATTGAGCTATTTTTGTATTGTCCACTAGTTTAAATTGGACATTCTTGATTAGGTATATGCATGCTAGGTTTGATCAAACCAAGGACTTGGGTTCCTAAAAATAGGAAGGCAAAATAAAGGAGGGCGTATATACCAAATGGTATTCGTTTGGTGTTTATTGTTATTATACATGCATTAGATGCATGCACAAGATCGATTGATTGATTATCTTTTAATAGGATAATtcaatatttt
This portion of the Lycium ferocissimum isolate CSIRO_LF1 chromosome 1, AGI_CSIRO_Lferr_CH_V1, whole genome shotgun sequence genome encodes:
- the LOC132068525 gene encoding uncharacterized protein LOC132068525, whose amino-acid sequence is MDIELAKCECCGLKEDCTQDYISQVKENFDGKWLCGLCSEAVRDEVNRGKKQFLCMEEAVKAHMSFCRKYKSNPAIKVADGMRQMLRRRSDLSSSSSSSSSNSSNSKKYSRSASSISQIGFGRMDSHFFT